From Flaviflexus ciconiae:
TCATGAGGGAGGGCAGAATCGTGGAACTCAACACCGCACAAAGCATCTACGAGAATCCACAACACGAGTACGCGAAGAAGCTCCTCGGTTCCTTCCCCGCACTCTTCGGGGACGAAGGTGCGTTTGTCCGGGGGCAGAGCGAGGAGGTACGTCGATGAGTCTCATTGTTGACAATGTGTCGAAAGAATTCCGGATCCGGAAGGGCCTGAAATCCTCGAAGCTACGTGCCGTGAACAACGTGTCGCTCACGCTGGAACCGGGGAAGACGATTGCAATCGTCGGAGAGTCTGGTTCGGGAAAGTCGACAATCGCGAAGATGATCATGCGGCTCGAACAACCTACCGAGGGTTCCATTACCGTCGAGGGCCTGCATTCGGATGTCCGGGGATCCCAGAGCCGTGACTATCTCAAGCTCGTTCAAATGGTCTACCAGGATCCGTTTGCCTCCCTAAACCCCTTCCACACGATTGCTCACCACATCGGTCGGCCACTCAAGATCCACGGTCGCGCACGGTCGAAGGACGAAGTAGCGGAGCAGGTGAATGAGCTCCTCTCACGTGTGAACCTCACACCCCCGGAAACCTATGCGCACCGTAAACCCCACGAGCTATCGGGTGGTCAACGCCAGCGCGTGGTTATCGCCCGCGCGCTTGCCCCCGGTGCGAAGTACCTGGTGGCGGACGAGCCGGTCTCCATGCTCGACGTGTCGATTCGGCTCTCCGTACTGAACCTGCTGGCACGGCTCCAGAGGGAGGACAATCTCGGGGTTCTCTACATCACCCACGATCTCGCGACGGCACGGCACTTCTCCGATGAAATCATCGTCCTCTATCGCGGAAACATCGTCGAGCAGGGGCCATCCGACGAGGTCATCCTCAATCCGCAACACGACTACACGAAGAAGCTGCTCGCCGCGGCGCCATCTCCTGCCAACTACGGTAAGCTCCGGGCAAGTGTCCAAGAAGAACTGGCTCGGTCTGGCTCGGACTCCGCCCTGGACACGGTGGAAACACTCGTAGAGGAGCAATGAACATGACCGCAGCACCACTCAGCGCCGTCATCCGGAGGAAGCTTCCCGATCTGCAGCCTGCGATGAGACGAGTTGGGGAGATCATCGTTGCCGATCCTTCGCGGGTTTCGACCATGTCAATCGGATCGCTTGCTGTGGAAGCCAAAACCTCGGAGACAACGGTCGTGAGGTTCTGCCGAGAGGTAGGGGTTGCGGGATATTCGGAACTGCGGATCGGACTCGCCCACGAGGCAGGTGCCAGGAGCCAAGCGGAAGAAGTCTACAGCGATACGGGTGATATTCTCCCCAGCGATAGCCTGAATTCTGTCGTCAAAAAGATTGCGTACGCGGACCTGAAGTCCGTCGAGGACACGTCCCGGATGCTCTCCCTGAGCGATCTCTCGGCTGTTGTCGCCGATGTCGTAGCGGCCGAGCGCATCCAGGTCTTCGGCGTTGGCGCCTCGGGTCTCGTTGCGCTGGATTTCGAGCAGAAGCTGGAACGAATCGGGCTGGTGACAGACTGCTCGATTGACCCCCACCGTGCCATCACGATTGCCGCACTCGCGACAGACAAGACCGTCACATTCGGGTTCTCTCACAGCGGGTCAACGGTCGATACGTTGGAGGCACTACGGATTGCAGGGGCCAATGGTGCGACAACTGTGGGCGTAACCAATTCGCCAGATTCCCCGCTGGCGAAGATGGCCGACAAGACGCTCCTGACCGCGGCCCGTGAAACCACATTCCGGTCGGGGGCCACCGGTTCCAGACTCGCCCAGCTCATGATTGTGGACTGCCTCTTCGTTGCGATTGCGCAGCAGACCTTTGAAGCGTCCATTAGGGCCCTGGAGGTTACCAGGGCCGCCATCGAGGATTCCCGATCCAGAAGGCATTACAAGCCATGAGGATGATCGGCATAGTTCGCGAGAGTGATGGGCGAACGAGTGTGATGGGATGTGCGGGGTTACGAGATTGAGTGCAGAGCTTGACGATGGTCTTGTCCTCGGCATAGACGGCGGGGGACGCGCTCGCGGGTACGGATTGAGCGGGCCGACGGTAGCGTTGTGTCGACGGAATTCGGTGGGGGAGTCAATCCGAACTCCGGCTCCGATCCGTATAGGTCTCTCACCGATGTTCTCCGCCGTGCCCTCGACAAGATCCCCGAGGGCGACCGAGCTCGTATTCTAGCTGGAGTCGCGGGTCTCGCAGGCTTTCTCAGTGGCCCGGATGCCATGACGCAGGCCACCGTTGATGCGTGGCGATCCGTGGGGCTACCCGGAACCCCAACCGTGTGTTCCGACCTTGTTGTTGGCTACTGGTCCGCACTGGCGCAGCCCGGGGTGGAAGTTCCGGCAGACGGTGTCATCCTGGTGGCGGGCACCGGGGCAGTAGCCGCCACGATTCGGGGCATCGCTGTCGACCGGATCATTGACGGCTACGGCTACATCCTCGGCGATCGTGGTGCCGGCGCATGGCTGGGGATGGCGGTGGCTCGAGCCGCTTTGGATTCTGCCACGGACCGTGGCCCGGCGACCGTGCTTGAGGGTCTCGTCCTTGATGGGGTCAGCCCGCACGACTGGATTGGGAATTTCTACAAACAGCCCCCGAACCGCGTTGCCGCGCTGTCCATGCACCTTGATACTGCACAGGCGCGAGACGATGAGGTTGCTGGGCAGATCGTCGCGCAGGCGATTGATGAGCTCGTTCAGTCTGTCCATGCGGCTGCCGGAAAAGACGCCACCAACATAGTCCTCACCGGCTCTATCGCGGCTGGTGACAACCCGATCGGGAACGGCCTGCGGGAGAAGTTGCGCGGTCAAGGCTTCAACCTCATCAAGGGCTTGGATGGTGTCGAGGGGGCCGTGGAACTGGCGAAGAGGAAGATGACGGGACGATGGCCAATGAACTAATGCGGCAGGCACTGGCGCACGATGCCTCTCACTTTGCCGTAGTGCCGGACGCTGTTGTCCGAGCAGACAATATCGAGCACGTGGCGTCGCTGCTGAAAGCAAACCCGTCGCGGCCTGTCACTTTCCGGGGCGGTGGCACAAGCCTGTCGGGTCAGGGACAAGGGGCGGGGCTTCTCGTCGACGTAAGAACGAACTTTCGCGGTGTAGAGGTGCGCGATGATGGTGGAAGAGTAACCTGCCAGCCGGGTACGACCCTCCGGTATACCAATGCCGTCCTCAGCCCATACCACCGAAAGCTTGGCCCCGATCCGGCCTCGGAAGGAGCTGCCACGATCGGGGGCGTGGTGGCGAACAACTCCTCGGGCATGACCTGCGGAACAGAATTAAATTCGTACGAGACGATCGACAGTCTTACCGTGGTTCTCCCGTCCGGAACGATGATCGAAACCGGTGCAGCTGATGCTGACCATCACCTGCACAGCCGCGAGAACGCCATCAGCACGGGGCTTCTTGACCTGCGAGCTCGGATTATGAACCGCCCGGATCTTGTGGGCCACATTCGACGCCAATTCTCATTGAAAAACAC
This genomic window contains:
- a CDS encoding ABC transporter ATP-binding protein, yielding MSLIVDNVSKEFRIRKGLKSSKLRAVNNVSLTLEPGKTIAIVGESGSGKSTIAKMIMRLEQPTEGSITVEGLHSDVRGSQSRDYLKLVQMVYQDPFASLNPFHTIAHHIGRPLKIHGRARSKDEVAEQVNELLSRVNLTPPETYAHRKPHELSGGQRQRVVIARALAPGAKYLVADEPVSMLDVSIRLSVLNLLARLQREDNLGVLYITHDLATARHFSDEIIVLYRGNIVEQGPSDEVILNPQHDYTKKLLAAAPSPANYGKLRASVQEELARSGSDSALDTVETLVEEQ
- a CDS encoding MurR/RpiR family transcriptional regulator, giving the protein MTAAPLSAVIRRKLPDLQPAMRRVGEIIVADPSRVSTMSIGSLAVEAKTSETTVVRFCREVGVAGYSELRIGLAHEAGARSQAEEVYSDTGDILPSDSLNSVVKKIAYADLKSVEDTSRMLSLSDLSAVVADVVAAERIQVFGVGASGLVALDFEQKLERIGLVTDCSIDPHRAITIAALATDKTVTFGFSHSGSTVDTLEALRIAGANGATTVGVTNSPDSPLAKMADKTLLTAARETTFRSGATGSRLAQLMIVDCLFVAIAQQTFEASIRALEVTRAAIEDSRSRRHYKP